In a single window of the Rhopalosiphum padi isolate XX-2018 chromosome 1, ASM2088224v1, whole genome shotgun sequence genome:
- the LOC132917687 gene encoding queuine tRNA-ribosyltransferase accessory subunit 2, whose amino-acid sequence MEQAEFSVVTDRHNGIPSTNGPRLGTLKHSNSKVITPAFMFYTKCGSVPYISREVFEKIVPDDQVLFNFPLPTCLSFHQPLKEFKRGLNAFVGLEKYLSCCSITDCAVDNPQGYNKKDSVAIKTKSGNQLINYGKYMDIIEVFKPTMYVTLSISDINLDSSPSAIEKSVNISNRLFKSCLERHHQSEVLKQSCMIAPIQGGYNVQERIRSATFLSEYHDDVIGFLFDGFFTDGSIVEEIPSDLILPIVNKTMECLPYDKMKIIFGAWTPSLIIDFINSGVDMFDSSFPYITTERNSALIFDYSLKYKNESIIMDILNHKTDENVDSSNDYEICLTDTSHFEKFVPIKDSCTCLTCKKHTRSYIHHLLVSNELLGSILLTIHNLHYFNQFFKDIREVLMKK is encoded by the exons ATGGAGCAAGCCGAGTTTTCAGTTGTCACAGACAGACACAATGGCATACCATCGACAAATGGACCCAGACTCGGGACGCTGAAACATTCAAACTCTAAAGTCATCACTCCGGCGTTCATGTTTTACACTAAA TGTGGAAGTGTGCCATACATTTCGAGAGAAGTATTCGAAAAAATTGTGCCCGATGATCAGGTGTTGTTTAATTTCCCGTTGCCAACATGTTTGAGTTTCCACCAACCACTGAAAGAGTTTAAACGCGGTCTCAACGCGTTTGTTGGTCTTgag aagtaTTTGTCGTGCTGTTCAATAACTGACTGTGCGGTGGATAACCCACAAGGTTACAATAAAAAAGACAGTGTTGCTATTAAAACCAAAAGTGGAAATCAATTAATCAACTATGGAAA ATATATGGATATCATAGAAGTATTCAAACCCACAATGTATGTTACCCTAAGCATTTCGGATATTAATTTGGATAGTTCACCTTCAGCAATTGAAAAGTCAGTCAACATTTCAAATAGACTTTTTAAGAGTTGCTTAGAACGGCATCATCAATCTgaa gtattaaaaCAAAGTTGTATGATTGCTCCAATACAAGGTGGTTATAATGTACAAGAAAGAATTCGATCGGCAACGTTTTTATCAGAATATCATGATGATGTAATAGGATTTctatttgatggattttttaCTGATGGAAGTATTGTCGAAGAAATTCCTAGTGATCTTATTCTACCcattgtaaataaaacaatg GAATGTCTCCCAtatgataaaatgaaaatcatatTTGGTGCCTGGACTCCaagtttaataattgattttataaacagtGGAGTGGACATGTTTGATTCATCTTTCCCATACATTACAACTGAACGAAATTCGgctttaatatttgattatagtttaaaatataa AAATGAAAGTATTATCATGGACATTCTTAATCATAAAACAGATGAAAATGTAGACAGTTCAAATGACTATGAAATATGTTTGACAGATACAag tcatTTTGAGAAATTTGTACCAATAAAAGATTCATGTACGTGTTTGACCTGTAAAAAACATACTCGATCTTACATTCATCATCTACTGGTCTCAAATGAGCTTCTAGgttctatattattaactat acaCAATCTACATTActttaatcaatttttcaagGATATTCGTGAAgtattgatgaaaaaataa